A genomic segment from Chitinophaga flava encodes:
- a CDS encoding TonB-dependent receptor, translating to MMRMTGLLIFGSILQVSATISAQEKISELHVENKTVREVFKVIENSSSYRFFYNENFADLNKSVSVDVKNKKINDVLSQLLSSANVTYRVLENNLVVITPANNQQMKVTGRITDAATNEPLPGVTITIEGSTGGAVTDASGHYTVQVPSGNSMLIVSFMGYVQQKVPVNNRTEINVKLEGDTKKLEEVVVMGYTTTTVKNLTGSAQSVGGAKLKDVQATSVDKMLQGKVSGVFVGNSSGDPAAAPVIRIRGNGTLTAGNAPLVVVDGIIGGLPNPSDIETVTVLKDAAATTLYGARAANGVMVITTKRGKAGKTQVNFRTNVGTAQLNTGHFHLMDGAQLYDLQTAAGRTLDPSLKSINTNWQKLAFQNASNQNYELSTSGGNEKTKFYLGGNYYKEDGILKGTGVERFSARLNIDHNITEKLRVSANFAGVQQSDRDNSGGSLYQYYTNLPWDQAYDQQGKPVNPLEAANWYGRDMSNFLYDQQYNYDKNKRQSLEGLLKLEYDITKWLSFSTTNRAQYYHYRNESNGDVRTSAGSDDRGNLYNYYQDSAAYISSNLLKARYTINKVHNIDGLVGAEFQQVNLNSINAKGKGILAGKDILGATSSPMSIGGGKTDRAFNSYFIQANYNYNYKYYFTSSFRRDGSSKFGANQQYGNFYAFGASWAASEENFIKQIKAITNLKIRASYGTTGNAEIGDYAAIGAYAINTQYNGFPGAYPGVYNVPNLSWEKAYNTNIGFDLGLFNRINLTVDLYQKDSKDLLFNVPLPGTAGYGFIAQNIGSVRNKGIEINLSTDNFVGEFKWTTDFNIGFNKNSVQDLYGGKSYITDPLSGYFILQKGQDMRSFYMRKWAGVDPANGNPMWEKLTTDAEGKVTHTTTSNYNEATLQVVGTATPKFFGGMRNMWSYKNFQLSAFLAFVSGNDVYNSTRELMDNDGAYYTYNMMQLDKGWNRWQNPGDVATHPKYKIGGNKNAHKPSSRFLENGSYLRLRNVNLSYSLPKQWLDRARINNVRVSVGGDNLWTLTKFSGIDPEVDDRGINGTKYPMSTKWFAGLEINF from the coding sequence TATCGGGTACTGGAAAACAATCTGGTGGTGATCACTCCTGCCAACAATCAGCAGATGAAAGTCACCGGACGAATAACTGATGCAGCTACCAATGAGCCACTGCCAGGTGTTACCATTACCATAGAAGGCAGTACTGGCGGTGCTGTAACGGATGCCAGCGGTCACTATACCGTACAGGTACCTTCCGGCAACAGTATGCTCATCGTTTCCTTTATGGGATATGTGCAACAGAAAGTGCCCGTAAACAATCGGACTGAAATTAACGTGAAGCTGGAAGGCGACACTAAAAAACTGGAAGAGGTGGTAGTAATGGGATATACCACTACTACTGTTAAAAACCTTACTGGTTCTGCGCAATCAGTGGGTGGTGCCAAACTGAAGGATGTACAGGCTACCAGCGTAGATAAAATGCTGCAGGGTAAAGTAAGTGGCGTATTCGTGGGCAATAGCTCCGGTGACCCCGCTGCTGCCCCTGTAATCCGTATCCGTGGTAATGGTACACTCACCGCGGGTAACGCTCCGCTGGTAGTTGTAGATGGTATCATCGGTGGCTTGCCCAACCCCAGTGATATCGAAACCGTGACCGTTCTCAAGGATGCGGCAGCCACCACATTGTATGGCGCCCGTGCTGCCAACGGTGTAATGGTCATCACCACTAAAAGAGGTAAAGCCGGTAAAACACAGGTGAATTTCCGTACCAACGTGGGAACTGCTCAGCTCAATACCGGCCATTTCCACCTGATGGATGGCGCTCAGCTCTACGACCTGCAAACTGCAGCCGGCAGAACCCTGGACCCTTCCCTCAAAAGCATTAATACCAACTGGCAGAAACTCGCTTTCCAGAATGCTTCCAACCAGAACTATGAACTTTCTACCAGCGGTGGCAACGAAAAAACAAAATTCTACCTCGGTGGTAACTATTACAAAGAAGATGGTATCCTGAAAGGAACAGGCGTAGAGCGTTTCAGCGCCAGACTGAACATCGATCATAACATCACCGAAAAACTCCGTGTCAGCGCTAATTTCGCGGGTGTTCAGCAATCAGACCGGGACAATTCCGGCGGATCATTGTATCAGTATTACACCAACCTGCCCTGGGACCAGGCCTACGATCAGCAAGGCAAACCCGTGAACCCACTGGAAGCTGCCAACTGGTATGGCCGTGACATGTCCAACTTCCTGTACGATCAGCAATACAACTACGATAAAAATAAAAGACAGTCACTCGAAGGATTGCTGAAACTGGAATACGACATTACCAAATGGCTGTCTTTCAGCACCACCAATCGTGCGCAGTATTATCATTACCGCAATGAAAGTAATGGTGACGTGAGAACTTCCGCCGGTTCAGACGATCGGGGTAACCTGTATAACTATTACCAGGATTCTGCTGCGTACATCAGTTCCAACCTGTTGAAGGCCCGTTATACCATCAATAAGGTACATAATATCGATGGACTGGTAGGCGCTGAATTCCAGCAGGTCAACCTGAACAGCATCAATGCAAAAGGAAAGGGCATCCTCGCCGGTAAAGATATACTGGGCGCCACTTCTTCCCCTATGTCTATTGGAGGAGGTAAAACTGACCGTGCATTTAACTCTTACTTTATTCAGGCCAACTATAACTACAACTACAAATACTACTTCACTTCTTCTTTCAGAAGAGACGGCTCTTCCAAATTCGGCGCTAACCAGCAGTATGGCAACTTCTACGCGTTTGGTGCATCCTGGGCTGCCTCAGAAGAAAACTTTATCAAACAAATCAAGGCTATTACCAACCTGAAAATACGTGCCAGCTACGGTACTACCGGTAATGCCGAAATTGGTGATTATGCAGCTATCGGTGCATATGCTATCAATACACAATACAATGGATTCCCTGGTGCATATCCAGGCGTTTACAATGTACCTAATCTGTCCTGGGAAAAAGCTTACAATACCAACATCGGTTTTGATCTCGGGTTGTTTAACCGTATCAACCTGACAGTTGACCTGTATCAGAAAGACAGCAAGGATCTGCTGTTCAATGTGCCGCTCCCTGGTACTGCCGGATATGGCTTCATCGCTCAGAACATAGGTAGTGTAAGGAACAAAGGGATAGAAATTAACCTTAGCACTGATAACTTCGTAGGAGAATTTAAATGGACTACAGATTTTAATATCGGCTTCAACAAAAACAGTGTACAGGACCTCTATGGTGGAAAAAGTTATATCACCGATCCACTGAGTGGTTATTTCATTCTGCAGAAAGGTCAGGATATGCGCAGCTTCTACATGCGTAAATGGGCAGGTGTAGACCCGGCCAATGGTAATCCGATGTGGGAAAAACTCACAACAGATGCTGAAGGAAAGGTTACCCACACCACTACCAGCAACTATAACGAAGCTACCCTTCAGGTGGTGGGTACTGCTACACCTAAATTCTTTGGCGGTATGCGCAACATGTGGTCTTATAAAAACTTCCAGTTATCAGCCTTCCTGGCTTTTGTATCGGGTAATGACGTATACAACAGCACCCGTGAGCTGATGGACAACGATGGCGCTTATTATACCTACAACATGATGCAGCTCGATAAAGGCTGGAACCGTTGGCAGAACCCTGGTGATGTTGCTACTCATCCGAAATATAAAATCGGCGGCAACAAAAATGCGCACAAACCATCTTCCAGATTCCTGGAGAACGGTAGTTATCTCCGTCTGAGAAATGTGAATCTGAGTTATTCGCTGCCTAAACAATGGCTGGACCGCGCCCGCATAAACAACGTACGGGTGTCTGTTGGTGGTGATAACCTGTGGACCCTTACCAAATTCTCCGGAATTGATCCGGAAGTGGATGACAGAGGTATTAATGGTACTAAATATCCTATGAGTACCAAGTGGTTTGCCGGATTGGAAATCAATTTTTAA
- a CDS encoding RagB/SusD family nutrient uptake outer membrane protein — MKQISKYFAGLSLIALTASCSLNKEPYSAIPDDGILKDETKWPAATAGNYALLKEEDFTRNYFQMGEFPSDDITLSGATTDPLFYSYTYGHITNQGNTRQIWRMGYKAINGCNRLLEVMPEGKSAAINELIGENLFIRAFVHFGLVRSFGRPYAQNPETNLGVPVITKYDITAMPKRNTVKEVYAQIVADLSRAKKLMNNDNTNSYATKNAAMALLARTYLYMGRNDSAAIYADSVITYGKKYTLLGTGELPRYFTKSNENNEETIFAIHHTLQDDRTWSSIGSMYYMSPGGQGYGEIYASDSYRALLDKYPEDVRHAFVQPVYLKDQYGQDSLDASGVKVMAKRNGINKWYILKYSNQDNVPTLSSPVVLRLAEMYLIRAEANAKMGKDMEALNDVNIIRTRAGLSGNALFSSSNMQGYATVLDVVLDERRLELAFETHRVFDLFRNNKNLFRDYPGVQPDHPQTVKYTDARVVHFIPESEILLDPNLVQNPIQ; from the coding sequence ATGAAGCAGATATCAAAATATTTTGCAGGACTCTCGCTGATAGCACTCACGGCGTCTTGCTCTCTGAATAAAGAACCTTATAGTGCTATTCCCGATGATGGCATTCTGAAGGATGAAACCAAATGGCCCGCTGCTACTGCTGGTAACTACGCTTTGCTGAAGGAAGAGGATTTTACCCGCAACTATTTTCAGATGGGAGAATTCCCAAGTGATGATATTACATTGAGTGGTGCTACTACCGACCCTCTGTTTTATTCTTATACCTACGGGCATATCACCAATCAGGGAAATACAAGGCAGATATGGCGTATGGGATACAAGGCGATCAATGGCTGCAACCGGTTACTGGAAGTAATGCCTGAAGGTAAATCTGCCGCCATTAACGAGCTGATTGGTGAAAACCTGTTCATCCGCGCTTTTGTACATTTCGGTCTGGTAAGGTCTTTTGGCCGGCCTTATGCGCAAAACCCGGAAACCAATTTAGGCGTTCCCGTTATCACTAAGTATGATATAACGGCTATGCCTAAACGTAATACGGTGAAGGAAGTATATGCACAGATCGTTGCAGATCTGTCTCGCGCCAAAAAGCTGATGAACAACGACAATACCAACAGCTATGCCACCAAAAACGCTGCCATGGCGCTGTTGGCTCGCACCTATCTCTATATGGGGCGTAATGACTCTGCTGCTATCTATGCAGATTCTGTGATCACCTATGGTAAAAAATATACCCTGTTGGGCACCGGAGAGCTTCCCCGTTACTTCACCAAGAGCAATGAAAATAATGAAGAAACCATCTTCGCCATCCATCATACCTTACAGGATGACAGAACCTGGAGCTCCATCGGTTCCATGTATTATATGTCACCTGGTGGACAAGGATATGGCGAGATATACGCCTCTGACTCTTATCGCGCACTGCTCGACAAATATCCGGAAGATGTAAGGCATGCCTTTGTACAACCAGTATACCTGAAAGATCAGTACGGCCAGGATTCTCTGGATGCGAGTGGTGTGAAAGTAATGGCTAAACGTAACGGAATCAATAAATGGTATATCCTCAAGTACTCCAATCAGGACAACGTGCCTACATTGAGTTCTCCTGTAGTATTGAGGCTGGCTGAAATGTACCTGATCAGGGCAGAAGCCAATGCTAAGATGGGTAAGGATATGGAAGCACTGAACGATGTTAACATCATCCGTACCAGAGCTGGTCTGAGTGGCAATGCACTCTTCTCTTCCAGCAATATGCAGGGGTATGCCACTGTGTTGGATGTAGTACTGGACGAGCGCAGGCTGGAACTGGCCTTTGAAACACATCGTGTATTCGACCTTTTCCGGAACAACAAAAACCTTTTCCGCGATTATCCGGGCGTACAGCCAGACCATCCGCAGACGGTGAAATACACCGACGCCAGAGTGGTACACTTTATTCCCGAGTCGGAAATCCTGCTGGACCCCAACCTGGTACAGAACCCGATTCAGTAA
- a CDS encoding glycoside hydrolase domain-containing protein — MYQSNHHLRLVRKGLMLAGLTFSFFGAAMAQQVKYTAGNNSWDADSLGNHRAVVNFNGNAGTARVVIPWRRRDEHPEQKRIIIQDAQTKKKIDNVLPLTINREQGDILFEAASGKGTYYIYYLPYKNEGRSNYPKGVYLTPENTAGNSWAKTAVIPPKPNATLRELEAIDTFNSFYPMEVIATAAEEKQLLLKHPGAGYLVFPEDRAFPIRMTKDLPQRWIQQGPSQAFSGQADKGEYYAFQLGIYALKALKNVTITFNDLKTADGKTIPAAQLNCINTNGTTYDAKPFTAKVEVPAETVQAIWCGIDVPASAAPGVYKGVATIHPDGMPAMPIRLSLTVTGKTAVNSGFNEPWKQTRLKWLNSTMAQENTVIAPYTPLEIKDSVISLLGRKMGINKDGFPAQIQTFFTPEMTSLSSEAKNIFTEPVHFHFIAAADGKDLKWKSNGWQLITKEAGKISWKATNTTTGLQMDVQASLEFDGSVDYIVKVAALEDVALKDITLHLPFEKGAAKYMMGLNQKGGLRPEKIDWKWDVQHKNQDGAWLGDVNAGLQFTLRDQHYVRPLNTNFYLQKPLLLPASWGNGDKGGITIGEKGKAILANCYSGERTLHKGDTLYFNFHLIITPFHPINTDFQWSTRFYHKYNNLDSIKATGATVVNIHHGNDINPWINYPFIEWKKMKDYIDVAHSKGLKVKIYNTVRELSNHAWETFPLRSLGHEVYSPGKGGGFSWLQEHVDSDYIAAWFVPEFKDAAIINSGMNRWHNYYVEGMNWLVQNVGIDGIYLDDVAFDRVTMKRIKRVLTQNGHPGIIDLHSANQYNKSDGFINSAMLYMEHFPYLNRLWFGEYFDYENNNPDFFLTEVSGIPFGLMGEMLQDGGNPWRGMVYGMTNRMPWSDNADPRPIWKVWDDFGMQGTRMIGYWVDSNPVKTNNPLVPATIYKKDGAVLVSLASWAKEDTTIQLSIDWKALGIDPAKAVITAPDIRNFQQGQVFSKDAKIPVTKNKGLLLVITNR, encoded by the coding sequence ATGTATCAGAGCAATCACCATCTCCGCCTGGTGCGGAAAGGACTGATGCTGGCAGGGCTTACCTTTTCCTTTTTTGGCGCCGCTATGGCGCAACAGGTGAAGTATACTGCCGGTAACAACAGCTGGGACGCCGACTCCCTCGGAAATCACCGCGCCGTAGTCAACTTCAACGGAAACGCCGGAACTGCCCGTGTAGTCATCCCATGGCGCCGTCGCGACGAACACCCGGAACAGAAACGTATCATCATCCAGGACGCACAAACGAAAAAGAAAATAGATAACGTACTGCCGCTGACCATCAATCGCGAACAGGGCGACATTCTTTTTGAAGCCGCATCCGGCAAGGGAACATATTACATCTATTATCTGCCTTATAAAAATGAAGGAAGGTCCAATTACCCTAAAGGAGTGTATCTGACACCGGAAAACACTGCGGGCAATAGCTGGGCAAAAACAGCGGTCATTCCGCCAAAACCCAACGCCACCCTGCGTGAGCTGGAAGCTATCGATACTTTCAATTCCTTTTATCCGATGGAAGTGATTGCTACCGCTGCTGAAGAAAAACAGCTGCTGTTGAAACATCCGGGTGCCGGCTACCTCGTATTCCCGGAAGACCGTGCCTTCCCCATCAGAATGACGAAGGATCTTCCTCAGCGTTGGATACAACAAGGTCCGTCACAGGCTTTCTCCGGACAGGCAGACAAAGGTGAGTATTACGCTTTCCAGCTGGGCATTTACGCGCTGAAAGCACTGAAAAACGTTACCATTACCTTCAACGATCTGAAGACAGCTGACGGCAAAACTATCCCGGCTGCGCAGCTCAATTGTATCAATACCAACGGTACTACCTACGACGCTAAACCATTTACCGCTAAAGTAGAGGTGCCTGCCGAAACGGTACAGGCCATATGGTGTGGCATAGACGTACCTGCCAGCGCCGCACCTGGCGTTTATAAAGGAGTGGCCACCATTCATCCCGACGGAATGCCTGCCATGCCGATAAGGCTTAGTCTCACCGTAACAGGCAAAACAGCGGTCAACAGTGGATTTAATGAACCCTGGAAACAGACTCGCCTGAAGTGGCTGAACTCCACCATGGCACAGGAAAATACAGTGATCGCTCCTTACACACCGCTGGAAATAAAAGATAGCGTGATCAGTCTCCTGGGCCGTAAGATGGGTATCAATAAAGACGGTTTCCCTGCACAGATACAAACTTTCTTTACGCCGGAAATGACTTCCCTGTCATCAGAGGCGAAGAACATCTTTACAGAACCGGTACATTTTCACTTCATTGCTGCCGCCGATGGAAAGGACCTGAAATGGAAGAGCAATGGCTGGCAGCTCATCACCAAAGAAGCCGGAAAGATCAGCTGGAAAGCCACCAACACCACTACTGGCCTGCAAATGGATGTACAGGCTTCGCTGGAGTTTGACGGTTCCGTGGACTATATCGTAAAAGTGGCAGCACTGGAAGATGTAGCGCTGAAAGATATCACACTCCACCTGCCGTTTGAAAAAGGTGCCGCGAAATATATGATGGGCCTTAATCAGAAAGGTGGGCTGCGCCCGGAGAAAATCGATTGGAAATGGGATGTGCAGCATAAAAACCAGGATGGTGCCTGGCTGGGTGATGTGAACGCAGGCCTTCAGTTTACCCTCCGGGATCAACATTATGTACGCCCGCTCAATACCAACTTCTATCTCCAGAAACCACTGTTGTTACCTGCTTCCTGGGGTAATGGTGACAAAGGTGGTATCACTATCGGTGAGAAAGGAAAGGCGATACTGGCAAACTGCTACAGCGGCGAACGTACGCTGCACAAAGGCGATACACTGTATTTCAACTTCCACCTGATCATTACTCCTTTCCACCCGATCAACACCGATTTTCAGTGGAGCACCCGCTTTTATCACAAGTATAATAACCTGGATAGCATCAAAGCTACTGGTGCTACTGTAGTCAATATCCACCATGGCAATGATATCAATCCATGGATCAACTATCCGTTCATCGAGTGGAAGAAGATGAAGGACTATATTGATGTGGCGCATAGCAAAGGACTGAAAGTAAAAATCTATAATACCGTGCGTGAGCTTTCCAATCATGCCTGGGAAACGTTCCCGCTCCGCAGTCTGGGACATGAGGTCTACAGCCCGGGCAAGGGTGGTGGCTTCTCCTGGCTGCAGGAACATGTTGACAGCGATTATATTGCTGCGTGGTTTGTGCCGGAGTTTAAAGATGCAGCCATTATCAACAGTGGTATGAACCGCTGGCATAACTACTACGTGGAAGGAATGAACTGGCTGGTGCAGAATGTGGGCATTGATGGTATTTACCTGGATGATGTGGCCTTTGACAGGGTGACGATGAAACGTATCAAGCGGGTGCTTACACAGAACGGACATCCGGGAATCATCGACCTTCACTCCGCCAATCAGTACAACAAATCGGATGGTTTTATCAACAGCGCCATGTTGTATATGGAACACTTCCCTTACCTGAACAGGCTTTGGTTTGGTGAGTATTTCGATTATGAAAACAACAACCCCGACTTCTTTCTGACAGAGGTCAGCGGTATTCCTTTTGGTCTGATGGGAGAGATGTTGCAGGATGGAGGAAATCCATGGCGGGGTATGGTATATGGCATGACCAACCGTATGCCGTGGTCAGATAATGCAGACCCGCGCCCTATCTGGAAAGTATGGGATGATTTTGGTATGCAGGGAACCCGGATGATCGGATACTGGGTAGACAGTAATCCTGTTAAAACCAATAACCCGCTGGTACCGGCTACTATTTATAAAAAAGATGGTGCAGTACTGGTATCCCTGGCCAGCTGGGCTAAAGAAGATACTACTATCCAGCTGTCTATCGACTGGAAAGCACTGGGAATAGATCCAGCCAAAGCTGTTATAACTGCTCCGGATATACGCAATTTTCAGCAAGGCCAGGTATTCAGCAAAGACGCAAAAATACCGGTGACTAAAAACAAAGGTTTGTTACTGGTTATCACCAACCGCTGA
- a CDS encoding SMP-30/gluconolactonase/LRE family protein, translating to MKKYLLLLAMAAGQHLPSLAQSAHPLYEARDLTAENMFSVNIEGPNFDKAGNFYVVNFQKDGTVGKINTQTGAGEVFITLPEGSVANSVNFNSKGDMLLPDFKGHNILIVNMKTKKISVYTHSDKFNQPNDLCINKRDQIFASDPAWASNSGQIWRIDPNRQPVLLETGMGTTNGITLSPDEKTLYVNESVQRKVWKYDVDKAGNVSNKTLFTSFPDYGLDGMKCDEAGNLYIARWGKGVIAIFSPKGELIREVPLKGKQCSNLIFGGKDRKTVYVTLQDRKCVEIFNRNR from the coding sequence ATGAAAAAATACCTGTTACTCCTGGCCATGGCGGCCGGTCAGCACCTCCCTTCGCTGGCCCAATCTGCCCACCCCCTCTATGAAGCCAGAGACCTGACTGCCGAAAATATGTTCTCCGTCAACATCGAAGGCCCTAACTTTGATAAAGCCGGTAATTTTTATGTTGTCAACTTCCAGAAAGATGGTACCGTCGGTAAAATCAATACCCAAACCGGCGCAGGTGAAGTATTCATCACACTCCCTGAAGGCAGCGTAGCCAACAGCGTCAACTTCAACAGCAAAGGAGATATGCTCCTCCCCGACTTTAAAGGACATAACATACTGATCGTCAATATGAAGACGAAAAAAATCAGTGTTTACACCCATTCCGATAAATTCAATCAGCCCAATGATCTCTGTATCAATAAAAGAGATCAGATCTTCGCCTCTGACCCGGCATGGGCCAGTAACAGCGGCCAGATCTGGCGCATCGATCCCAACCGCCAGCCAGTCCTCCTCGAAACTGGTATGGGCACCACCAACGGCATCACATTAAGCCCCGACGAAAAAACACTCTACGTCAACGAAAGCGTACAACGTAAAGTCTGGAAATACGATGTTGATAAAGCAGGTAACGTCTCCAACAAAACCCTTTTCACCTCCTTTCCGGACTACGGACTGGATGGCATGAAATGCGATGAAGCCGGGAACCTCTACATCGCCCGCTGGGGCAAAGGTGTTATCGCCATATTCTCTCCCAAAGGAGAACTTATCCGCGAAGTCCCCCTCAAAGGCAAACAATGCAGTAACCTCATCTTTGGAGGCAAAGACCGCAAAACGGTTTATGTGACGTTGCAGGACAGGAAATGTGTGGAGATATTCAACCGCAACCGGTGA
- a CDS encoding nucleoid-associated protein — translation MIHVSEFKDLSQLTIHKVGNSANEEPLLCSKAPLQLEDETIAQLLITYFIQPFTNVAEFFRFYHEADLQLNEIFQYCRRIFTDQNEFQEQSVNIAKHLYKHSTHPKVKGGELYIAYFSKCQVDGEEVAAIGIFKSENRDTYLKVFLSDENYQVNYEDGININKLDKGCLIFNTEEDNGYKVSIVDSISKQTEAVYWKDAFLQVQRREDSYHQTETAVNMCKQFIHNKLPTEYEMDRVDQVDLLNKSAAYFKEKEQFQLEDFAQEVLGHPDAIASFKEYRNEYQQTYQQEIPDEFEISAPAVKKQQKVFKSILKLDRNFHIYIHGNREMIERGFDEATNLNYYKLMFENET, via the coding sequence ATGATTCATGTTTCGGAGTTTAAAGACCTTTCACAGCTTACGATCCATAAGGTGGGCAACTCAGCTAACGAAGAGCCGCTTCTTTGTTCCAAGGCGCCATTACAGCTGGAAGATGAGACCATCGCTCAGCTGCTGATTACTTATTTTATACAGCCTTTTACCAATGTAGCGGAGTTTTTCCGGTTTTATCATGAGGCAGATTTACAATTGAATGAAATATTTCAATATTGTCGCCGTATATTTACTGACCAGAATGAATTTCAGGAGCAGTCTGTTAATATCGCCAAACATCTATATAAACATTCCACCCATCCAAAAGTTAAAGGGGGAGAGCTTTATATAGCCTACTTTAGCAAGTGTCAGGTTGATGGTGAGGAAGTTGCAGCCATTGGCATATTCAAATCGGAAAACCGGGATACCTATCTGAAAGTGTTTTTATCTGATGAGAACTATCAGGTGAATTATGAAGATGGTATCAATATCAATAAGCTTGACAAAGGATGTCTGATCTTTAATACAGAAGAGGATAACGGATATAAGGTCAGCATAGTTGACAGTATCAGCAAACAAACAGAAGCAGTATATTGGAAAGACGCGTTTTTACAGGTGCAGCGCCGTGAAGACAGCTACCATCAGACAGAAACTGCGGTGAATATGTGCAAACAGTTTATTCACAACAAGCTGCCAACCGAATATGAAATGGACCGTGTAGACCAGGTAGATCTGTTAAATAAATCAGCCGCCTATTTTAAGGAGAAAGAGCAGTTCCAGCTGGAAGATTTTGCACAGGAGGTATTAGGCCATCCCGACGCGATTGCATCATTTAAGGAATACAGGAACGAATACCAGCAAACTTATCAGCAGGAGATCCCTGACGAATTTGAAATATCAGCGCCAGCAGTGAAGAAACAACAGAAGGTATTTAAGAGTATCCTGAAGCTGGATCGCAACTTTCATATTTATATTCATGGTAACCGCGAAATGATTGAACGCGGTTTCGATGAAGCCACAAACCTGAACTACTATAAGCTGATGTTTGAAAACGAGACATAA
- a CDS encoding PSP1 domain-containing protein yields MACAGCGTGVDGKPSGCKSNGGCSTGGCNRLNVFDWLSNIPLGDSLAPFDIIEVSFNNGSRKDFYRNVTKQLFDKGEMVTVEGVSGFDVGTVNLTGELVKLQMKKKRAEDTPEIKKVLRRSSNDDLQRMADNKAREKDALIKSRAIARNMGLEMKLAEVEIQADGRKATFFYTADDRVDFRELIKVYASEFRAKVEMRQIGARQEAGKVGGIGSCGRELCCATWLSDFKSVNTTAARYQNLSINQAKLSGQCGRLKCCLNYELDTYLDALKEFPDDVDTIETSAGVANLQKRDIFKSLMWYSYEGSNKQYPLTITRAREIRQLNRQGIKPDELKPVEVMTAKPKEADLGFADVVGQISLKSLEKTAQKRKQKDKDRQKQQKPGGEQKPQGGGPKNEQKQEPKQAAQRHERHERHHPERKNKQEGRGKQGQGQQGGQPKPGREQQPRQEQGPKPSPNQGQQGQQGQGGQPKQDRRPPRHKPRPNQPNNNNKS; encoded by the coding sequence ATGGCTTGTGCCGGATGTGGTACGGGTGTGGATGGAAAGCCGTCAGGATGCAAGAGTAATGGAGGATGCAGCACGGGAGGTTGTAACAGACTGAATGTATTTGACTGGCTGTCCAATATTCCACTTGGCGATAGCTTAGCACCATTTGATATTATAGAAGTGAGTTTCAACAATGGCAGCCGCAAGGACTTCTACCGTAATGTTACCAAACAGCTTTTTGATAAAGGCGAGATGGTGACCGTAGAAGGGGTTAGCGGTTTCGATGTTGGCACAGTAAACCTTACGGGCGAACTGGTAAAGCTTCAAATGAAGAAAAAGCGTGCGGAAGACACCCCCGAAATAAAAAAAGTTTTACGTCGTTCGAGTAACGACGACCTTCAAAGAATGGCCGATAATAAAGCCCGCGAAAAAGACGCACTGATAAAATCCAGAGCGATTGCACGCAACATGGGGCTCGAAATGAAACTGGCCGAAGTGGAGATACAGGCTGATGGCCGTAAAGCCACTTTCTTTTACACGGCTGATGACCGTGTCGATTTTCGCGAACTCATCAAAGTATATGCTTCTGAATTCCGGGCCAAGGTGGAAATGCGCCAGATAGGCGCCCGCCAGGAAGCCGGAAAAGTAGGTGGCATCGGCAGCTGCGGCAGGGAACTTTGCTGCGCTACCTGGCTGTCTGATTTCAAAAGCGTTAACACTACTGCTGCCAGATATCAGAACCTGTCTATCAACCAGGCCAAGTTATCCGGTCAGTGCGGACGCCTGAAATGCTGTCTCAACTACGAACTGGACACCTATCTGGATGCCCTGAAAGAATTCCCGGACGATGTAGATACCATCGAAACTTCCGCCGGCGTTGCCAACCTGCAGAAAAGGGACATCTTTAAGAGCCTGATGTGGTATTCCTATGAAGGTAGCAACAAACAATATCCGCTCACTATCACCAGGGCGAGAGAAATCCGTCAGCTTAACCGGCAAGGTATAAAGCCCGACGAACTCAAACCGGTGGAGGTAATGACTGCCAAACCGAAAGAGGCAGACCTTGGCTTTGCTGATGTAGTGGGCCAGATCAGCCTGAAATCGCTGGAAAAAACTGCGCAGAAACGCAAACAAAAAGATAAAGACCGCCAGAAACAACAAAAACCAGGCGGCGAACAAAAACCACAGGGTGGCGGTCCTAAAAACGAACAAAAGCAGGAACCCAAACAGGCTGCTCAACGTCATGAACGCCACGAGCGCCATCACCCTGAACGTAAAAACAAACAGGAAGGCCGTGGTAAACAAGGCCAGGGACAGCAGGGCGGTCAGCCTAAACCAGGCCGCGAACAGCAACCCCGGCAGGAACAAGGCCCTAAACCTTCTCCAAACCAGGGACAGCAGGGGCAGCAAGGACAAGGCGGACAACCTAAACAAGACCGTCGCCCACCCCGGCATAAACCAAGACCTAACCAGCCCAATAACAATAACAAATCATAA